A single Gemmatimonadota bacterium DNA region contains:
- a CDS encoding ABC transporter permease, which produces MTRALLPLALLVLFAFGGPLVYHADPTAIDLTLTVAGMSGAHPLGTDESGRDVLARLMSGGRVSLVVGLLAGVVAVAVGTAVGGLATARNPWLSVATSRLLDAAMAVPSFFILLVIVTLFGGSTTTLIAAIGLTAWMGIARLVRAESLSLQERDFVLAAQALGQPPPARFARHVLPHLVPTLIAAAGVGIAQAVLTESALSFLGLGIEPPMASWGNMLTGAQQNLGEAPWLALYPGLLIVLTVLAANTVGEQIQRRGGLHK; this is translated from the coding sequence GTGACACGAGCCCTCCTGCCCCTCGCCCTGCTGGTGCTGTTTGCCTTCGGCGGGCCACTGGTCTATCACGCCGACCCGACCGCCATCGACCTCACCCTGACGGTCGCGGGAATGTCGGGCGCCCATCCGTTAGGCACCGACGAAAGCGGCCGGGACGTCCTGGCCCGGCTGATGTCGGGCGGCCGGGTCTCGCTGGTGGTGGGGCTCCTGGCCGGTGTGGTCGCGGTGGCGGTAGGTACGGCGGTGGGCGGCCTCGCGACCGCCCGGAACCCCTGGCTCAGCGTGGCCACCAGCCGGCTGCTCGACGCCGCGATGGCCGTTCCGTCCTTCTTCATCCTCTTGGTCATCGTGACCCTCTTCGGCGGTTCGACCACCACTCTGATTGCCGCTATCGGCTTGACCGCCTGGATGGGCATCGCCCGGCTGGTCCGGGCGGAGAGCCTGAGCCTCCAAGAGCGGGACTTCGTCCTGGCGGCCCAGGCCCTCGGCCAGCCCCCGCCGGCCCGGTTTGCCCGCCACGTGCTCCCCCACCTCGTCCCCACTCTGATCGCCGCCGCCGGCGTCGGGATCGCGCAAGCCGTGCTCACCGAGTCGGCCTTGTCGTTCCTGGGGCTTGGGATCGAGCCCCCGATGGCCAGTTGGGGCAACATGCTCACCGGGGCGCAACAGAATTTGGGAGAGGCCCCCTGGCTGGCGCTTTACCCCGGCTTGTTGATCGTTCTGACCGTCCTGGCCGCCAACACCGTCGGGGAACAGATCCAGAGACGGGGCGGGTTGCATAAGTGA
- a CDS encoding FAD-dependent oxidoreductase: MTGPDRSADVVIVGAGLGGLAAACYLTRAGKRVVLLEAGDGVGGRVRTDSVEGFRLDRGFQVLLTAYPEARALFDYAALDLRAYEPGARIRAGGEWMTVADPWRRPGLAVATALSRVGTLADKFRIARLKSQVTRGSPLDRYRRAETTTAEYLASAGFSDQVIARFFRPFFAGIFLDPDLTASSRMFEFVYRMFSLGDAAIPASGMQALPDQLAARLPAGSVVFGARVARVGDGVVELEGGVSYRGRAVIVAAGAGLPNLLPGRAPTVWRAVSCLYFAAESPPEGAGRFLVLNGDGQGPVNNLSVPTALSPALGPAGQSLVSVTVLGAARDGATLEPLVRAQLTQWFGSIVREWRLLRCDRIHYGLPGQSPPWYTKPDWPVRVRRGLYAAGDLLDTASIDGALRSGRAAAEACLDDA, from the coding sequence ATGACGGGCCCCGATCGGTCGGCTGACGTCGTCATCGTCGGCGCCGGGCTGGGTGGACTGGCCGCGGCGTGTTACTTGACCCGGGCGGGCAAGCGCGTGGTGCTGCTCGAAGCCGGCGACGGCGTGGGTGGCCGGGTCCGGACCGATTCGGTCGAGGGCTTCCGACTCGATCGAGGCTTCCAGGTCCTGTTGACGGCGTACCCGGAAGCGCGGGCCTTGTTCGATTATGCGGCCCTCGACCTCCGGGCCTACGAGCCCGGGGCTCGGATCCGCGCGGGCGGGGAATGGATGACGGTGGCCGATCCGTGGCGGCGCCCGGGCTTGGCGGTGGCGACGGCCCTCTCGCGGGTTGGCACGCTCGCCGACAAGTTCCGCATCGCGCGGCTCAAGTCCCAGGTCACCCGCGGATCCCCGCTCGATCGGTATCGTCGGGCCGAAACTACGACGGCCGAGTACTTGGCGAGCGCCGGGTTCTCGGACCAGGTGATTGCCCGGTTTTTCCGGCCGTTCTTTGCGGGAATCTTCCTCGACCCCGACTTGACGGCCTCGAGCCGGATGTTCGAGTTCGTGTACCGAATGTTCAGTCTCGGCGACGCCGCGATCCCGGCCAGCGGGATGCAGGCCCTTCCGGATCAACTGGCCGCCCGGCTTCCCGCCGGAAGCGTCGTTTTCGGGGCCCGGGTGGCCCGGGTCGGTGACGGCGTGGTTGAACTGGAGGGCGGGGTGTCGTACCGGGGGCGGGCCGTCATCGTCGCGGCCGGCGCCGGCCTGCCGAATTTGCTGCCGGGGCGGGCGCCCACGGTGTGGCGGGCGGTCAGTTGTCTGTACTTCGCGGCCGAGAGCCCTCCGGAGGGGGCGGGCCGGTTCCTGGTGCTCAATGGCGACGGCCAAGGTCCGGTCAACAACCTCTCGGTGCCGACGGCCTTGAGCCCGGCGCTCGGGCCCGCGGGCCAGTCGCTCGTGTCGGTTACAGTGTTAGGCGCGGCGCGTGACGGCGCGACTCTCGAACCACTGGTGCGGGCCCAACTCACCCAATGGTTTGGGAGCATTGTCCGAGAGTGGCGGCTCCTTCGATGCGACCGGATTCATTATGGGCTCCCGGGGCAATCGCCGCCCTGGTACACCAAGCCGGACTGGCCGGTTCGGGTCCGGCGGGGCCTCTATGCGGCCGGCGACCTGCTCGACACCGCCAGCATCGACGGGGCGCTCCGGTCCGGGCGGGCGGCCGCGGAGGCGTGTCTCGACGACGCCTGA
- a CDS encoding glutamate--tRNA ligase, translating into MTAPRLRFAPSPTGYLHVGGARTALFNWLYAKQSGGTLILRIEDTDQARSTDAHTQVILDGLTWLGVTWDEGPYFQGADGPRHRADAERLLRTGKAYRCFCTKEELEAARQAAPGGADTYKYDRRCHRLSEEGIDERVRAGTPFVIRFLMPDEEIAWDDAIHGRISFQGRDLDDLVILRTNGTPIYNLAVVSDDVAMRITHVIRGDDHISNTPKQIALYQALGAPLPVFGHVPMILGPDGKKLSKRHGATAVGDYQAQGILPAAMRNFLALLGWSPGDDREIMPEADLTGAFSLGAIQKKAAVFDVTKLEWMNGQYLSTLPAASIEGLIAGHLADLGVALAGRDLRPAIDAVKSRARTLTQLAERVAVRLDPSRAALEPKGEALITKMGPAYAASLRLAIEALGTIPDAEWHPEPILEAIKRSAEAAGIKLGDAMQPIRVALTGDTVSEPVNELVAVVGKATVLARLAEVAARS; encoded by the coding sequence ATGACCGCTCCCCGGCTCCGTTTTGCCCCGTCCCCGACCGGCTACCTCCATGTCGGGGGTGCCCGGACCGCCCTCTTCAACTGGCTCTATGCCAAGCAGTCCGGCGGGACCCTGATCCTCCGGATCGAGGACACCGACCAAGCCCGGAGTACCGACGCCCACACCCAAGTGATCCTCGACGGCCTCACCTGGCTCGGGGTTACCTGGGACGAGGGGCCGTACTTCCAAGGGGCGGACGGCCCGCGCCATCGGGCCGATGCCGAGCGGTTGCTTCGGACCGGGAAGGCGTATCGGTGTTTCTGCACCAAAGAGGAACTCGAGGCCGCGCGCCAAGCGGCTCCGGGCGGAGCGGACACCTACAAGTACGATCGCCGGTGCCATCGGCTGTCCGAGGAAGGCATCGACGAGCGGGTCCGGGCCGGCACCCCGTTCGTGATCCGATTCCTGATGCCCGACGAAGAGATTGCTTGGGACGACGCCATTCACGGCCGGATCTCGTTTCAAGGCCGGGACCTCGACGATCTGGTAATTCTCCGGACCAACGGGACGCCGATCTACAACCTCGCCGTCGTCTCCGACGACGTGGCGATGCGGATTACCCACGTCATCCGGGGCGACGACCACATTTCCAACACCCCGAAGCAGATCGCCCTCTACCAGGCGTTAGGCGCCCCCCTGCCGGTGTTCGGTCACGTGCCGATGATCTTGGGTCCCGATGGCAAGAAGTTATCGAAGCGCCACGGTGCGACGGCGGTGGGAGACTACCAGGCCCAAGGCATCCTCCCGGCGGCGATGCGGAATTTTCTGGCCCTCCTCGGCTGGTCCCCAGGCGACGACCGGGAGATCATGCCGGAAGCCGACCTGACTGGAGCTTTCTCGCTCGGAGCAATCCAAAAGAAGGCCGCCGTCTTCGATGTCACCAAACTCGAATGGATGAACGGTCAGTATCTCTCCACCTTACCGGCTGCGTCGATCGAAGGCCTCATCGCGGGCCATCTCGCCGATCTCGGCGTGGCCCTCGCGGGTCGGGACCTTCGCCCCGCCATCGACGCGGTCAAATCCCGCGCCCGGACGCTGACCCAGTTGGCCGAGCGGGTGGCGGTCCGGCTCGACCCGAGCCGGGCGGCCCTCGAGCCCAAGGGCGAGGCACTGATCACGAAGATGGGACCGGCTTACGCCGCGAGCCTCCGGCTGGCGATCGAGGCGCTCGGCACCATTCCGGACGCGGAGTGGCACCCCGAGCCGATTCTCGAGGCGATCAAACGGTCGGCCGAGGCCGCGGGGATCAAGTTGGGCGATGCCATGCAACCGATTCGGGTTGCCCTGACGGGCGATACCGTCTCGGAACCGGTCAACGAACTTGTGGCGGTGGTCGGGAAGGCAACGGTCCTCGCCCGACTGGCGGAGGTCGCGGCCCGGAGCTAA
- a CDS encoding peptide ABC transporter substrate-binding protein: MRTAFRGCLVLATLFGCSRQRPPERSLRLAIINDPIMNAPLSPDIGSVLINKIIFPGLVRPSDSLTPEPDLATRWTISADGRQYTFALRSGVAWHDGRPFSATDVKFTFDQILDPSSGTLQWSDFSVVDSVTIVNSLTVRFWLKSPLAPFLTLLGHNAGIIPAHAFLGRIADAVGFNRSRPIGTGPFQVVESVPGSYIVLTANPRYYGAKPGLDRIIFKIVPDVNAQVAQLQAGELDLATLEPANLRGLESDPELRIEHVSVPQHYYIGFNQGNPLFRSSAVRRALTLAINRQAIIDGVLRGFADYPQGTIPVALRDYFADSLPKIPYDTTAALALMAEAGWRRGGDGVLQDHAGRRFAFTLLVDKGNPSREQTAVAVQQDLKKVGVAVTINTMEFASMVRDYVVPHRYEAYLVWWNTPLDPDQFSYYGLGQSNNDVVYSNRTADSLLTVGRVTLDPAARRQAYLAFQAVEAIDPPVLVLYYPREIQVRRAGLRGLPPLGIRDAMRHSERLHFEPR, translated from the coding sequence ATGAGGACCGCGTTCCGGGGTTGCCTCGTCCTTGCGACGTTGTTCGGATGCAGCCGGCAACGACCGCCGGAGCGTTCCCTCCGGCTGGCGATCATCAACGATCCGATCATGAACGCCCCGCTCTCGCCGGACATCGGATCGGTCCTGATCAACAAGATCATCTTTCCGGGGCTGGTACGTCCAAGCGACTCCCTGACCCCGGAGCCCGATCTGGCCACCCGTTGGACAATTTCAGCCGACGGCCGCCAGTATACCTTCGCGCTCCGGAGCGGCGTCGCGTGGCACGACGGCCGGCCGTTCTCCGCCACCGACGTCAAATTCACCTTCGACCAGATCCTCGATCCTTCGTCCGGGACGCTCCAGTGGTCGGATTTCTCGGTGGTCGACTCGGTAACCATCGTCAATAGCCTCACCGTCCGTTTTTGGCTCAAATCGCCGCTAGCCCCGTTTCTTACGCTGCTCGGCCATAACGCCGGCATCATCCCGGCCCACGCATTCCTGGGCCGAATCGCCGATGCCGTCGGCTTCAACCGGTCCCGGCCAATCGGCACCGGCCCGTTTCAGGTCGTCGAATCGGTGCCCGGCAGCTACATCGTCCTGACCGCCAATCCTCGGTATTACGGCGCCAAGCCCGGCCTTGACCGGATCATTTTCAAGATCGTGCCCGACGTCAATGCCCAGGTGGCCCAACTCCAGGCCGGTGAGCTTGATTTAGCAACGCTCGAGCCGGCAAACCTCCGGGGGCTCGAGTCGGACCCGGAACTCCGGATCGAGCACGTCAGCGTTCCCCAGCACTACTACATCGGGTTCAACCAGGGCAACCCGCTCTTCCGGTCGTCGGCCGTGAGGCGCGCCCTCACGCTCGCGATCAATCGCCAGGCGATCATCGACGGAGTCCTTCGGGGCTTTGCCGATTACCCCCAAGGAACGATTCCGGTCGCGCTCCGGGACTACTTCGCGGACTCGTTGCCCAAGATCCCTTACGATACCACCGCGGCGCTCGCGCTGATGGCCGAGGCCGGCTGGCGACGCGGCGGGGACGGCGTGCTCCAGGATCACGCTGGTCGGCGATTTGCTTTCACGTTGTTGGTCGACAAGGGAAACCCCAGCCGCGAACAGACCGCCGTCGCCGTCCAACAAGATCTGAAGAAGGTCGGCGTGGCCGTCACCATCAATACGATGGAGTTTGCCTCGATGGTTCGTGACTACGTGGTGCCCCATCGGTATGAGGCCTACCTGGTCTGGTGGAACACCCCGCTCGATCCCGACCAGTTCTCTTACTACGGCTTGGGTCAGTCGAACAACGACGTCGTCTACTCCAATCGGACCGCCGACTCGCTGTTGACCGTCGGCCGCGTGACCCTCGACCCGGCAGCGCGGCGCCAAGCATACCTCGCCTTTCAGGCCGTCGAGGCGATCGATCCCCCGGTCCTCGTGCTCTACTATCCCCGGGAAATCCAGGTCCGCCGGGCGGGTTTGCGGGGACTGCCGCCCCTCGGCATTCGCGACGCCATGCGTCACAGCGAGCGGCTTCACTTCGAGCCGCGCTGA
- a CDS encoding aminotransferase class I/II-fold pyridoxal phosphate-dependent enzyme → MTIRGSARLGQLPGYPLAEIPGIKRRLLDAGVDVIDLGAGDNDTPPPAPVVAAMGEALADSAMSKYGFQQGYFPFREAAVRYVHRRFGHQFDPTTEVLPLIGSKDGLAHLPFAFVNPGEVVILPEPGYQAYIGGAVLSGAIPFQYPLVARDGFLLELDQVPAATLARTRLVYVNYPNNPTAAVASMAYLERTVAACRRHGIVLAYDNAYCDLTFDGYQAPSIFDVPGARDVAVEFFSLSKSFSMTGWRVGFAIGNPTLIGGLNKVKSYTDTGPFLATQRAGVVALDRAEEFTAPIRDELAHRRDAGVRALATIGLSIESPKAAMYLWVPLPSAIPSAPFTRFALETEGVVTLPGSGFGPAGEGYFRIALTVGQDRLTDAVGRLGRALAAFQARGDHSAA, encoded by the coding sequence ATGACGATCAGAGGGAGTGCTCGACTCGGACAACTGCCCGGTTATCCCCTCGCTGAGATCCCGGGCATCAAGCGGCGGTTGCTCGACGCTGGGGTCGATGTCATTGACCTTGGAGCCGGCGACAACGACACGCCGCCGCCGGCCCCCGTGGTGGCCGCCATGGGTGAGGCGCTCGCCGATTCGGCGATGAGCAAGTACGGTTTCCAGCAGGGGTATTTCCCGTTTCGCGAGGCGGCGGTTCGCTACGTCCACCGGCGATTCGGTCATCAGTTCGATCCGACGACCGAGGTCTTGCCCCTGATTGGGTCGAAGGACGGGTTGGCCCATCTCCCGTTTGCGTTCGTAAATCCGGGCGAGGTCGTCATTCTGCCGGAACCAGGCTATCAGGCGTACATCGGCGGGGCCGTGCTGTCGGGCGCGATCCCGTTTCAGTATCCGCTCGTCGCCCGCGACGGCTTCCTGCTCGAGCTCGACCAAGTGCCGGCCGCGACGCTGGCGCGGACCCGTTTGGTGTACGTCAACTATCCGAACAATCCAACCGCCGCGGTGGCGTCGATGGCCTACCTCGAGCGCACCGTGGCCGCCTGCCGCCGTCACGGGATCGTGCTCGCATACGACAACGCCTACTGCGATCTCACGTTCGATGGCTACCAGGCGCCCAGCATTTTCGACGTGCCGGGTGCCCGCGATGTGGCGGTTGAATTCTTCTCGCTCTCGAAGAGCTTTTCGATGACCGGGTGGCGGGTCGGTTTTGCGATCGGGAATCCGACCTTGATCGGCGGTCTGAACAAGGTCAAGTCGTACACCGACACCGGACCATTTCTCGCCACCCAGCGGGCCGGGGTGGTCGCGCTGGATCGAGCCGAGGAGTTCACGGCGCCGATTCGGGACGAGTTGGCACACCGCCGCGACGCCGGTGTTCGGGCCCTCGCGACGATTGGCCTCTCGATCGAATCGCCGAAGGCCGCCATGTATTTGTGGGTGCCGTTACCGTCCGCAATCCCGTCGGCGCCGTTTACGCGGTTTGCGTTGGAGACCGAGGGGGTCGTGACCCTTCCGGGGAGCGGGTTCGGACCGGCCGGTGAGGGATATTTCCGGATCGCCTTGACTGTGGGCCAGGACCGATTGACCGATGCGGTTGGGCGGCTCGGCCGGGCGCTCGCGGCTTTCCAGGCTCGGGGTGACCACTCCGCCGCGTAG
- a CDS encoding M28 family peptidase, which translates to MATVDHAWPLIERFSTLKREHPRDVETAAQDIVARLTALGIPVTVHEPELFLSIPGAAEVRVGSGSYRAKPMAMSRATSGTTAPLLYLPNQQDPSLEELFSRPSGSDRDPEVRGRIVITEGFGMPGKVAHYEALGAAGLIAVNPGKNAHWGICTTVWGTPDLYDLPRKPSIPVVAVNAADGQVLIERARRNEIGTIESHLEEGWYRSPIPVVKIAGTDEAEPFVLLHGHYDSWDVGVGDNAVGDGTMLEIARVLWTRRSDLKRSVWIAWWPGHSTGRYAGSTWFADHYAAELYESCIAQVNCDSPGCRWATEYLEIAWMSETEAFAKAVIRDISGKEAKGERPYQAGDYSFNNIGISAYFMLLSTMSPEDRAAKGYYAVGGCGANIAWHTEDDTMEIADRTILLTDIKIYLAAVMQAANDTIAPFDFGATLREFSGTLDRYQRAAGSDFSFEPSRQAIAALGDAVASLGAAAARLTGRPAGDPAVRRINRAIRRLARHLVPVNFTTRPGFFHDEAESIPPLPDLAPATGMPAADSSRRGFIRTHLTRGQNRFVAALNDACRDVEMALA; encoded by the coding sequence ATGGCCACCGTTGACCACGCCTGGCCTCTGATCGAACGGTTTTCGACCCTGAAGCGCGAACACCCCCGAGATGTCGAAACCGCCGCCCAGGATATCGTGGCCCGCTTGACCGCCCTCGGCATCCCGGTCACCGTGCATGAGCCTGAGCTTTTTCTGAGCATCCCGGGAGCGGCGGAGGTCAGGGTCGGGAGCGGCTCATATCGAGCCAAGCCCATGGCCATGAGCCGAGCCACCAGCGGAACTACGGCCCCGCTCCTCTACCTTCCGAACCAACAGGATCCGAGCCTCGAGGAGCTCTTCTCTCGCCCATCGGGGTCCGACCGCGATCCCGAGGTCCGCGGCCGGATCGTGATTACCGAAGGGTTCGGAATGCCCGGCAAGGTCGCGCACTACGAGGCGCTCGGCGCGGCCGGCCTGATCGCGGTCAATCCGGGAAAGAACGCCCACTGGGGCATCTGCACCACCGTCTGGGGCACCCCGGATCTCTACGACCTGCCTCGGAAGCCTTCGATCCCGGTGGTGGCCGTCAACGCCGCCGACGGCCAAGTCTTGATCGAACGAGCCCGCCGAAACGAGATCGGGACGATCGAGTCGCACCTGGAAGAGGGGTGGTACCGGTCGCCGATCCCCGTGGTCAAGATTGCCGGGACCGACGAAGCCGAGCCGTTCGTGCTGCTCCACGGCCACTACGACTCCTGGGACGTCGGCGTCGGCGACAACGCGGTCGGCGACGGCACCATGCTGGAGATCGCCCGGGTGCTGTGGACTCGCCGCTCGGACCTCAAGCGGTCGGTCTGGATTGCCTGGTGGCCGGGGCATTCCACCGGCCGGTACGCCGGCAGCACCTGGTTTGCCGATCACTACGCGGCCGAGTTGTACGAGTCGTGCATTGCCCAGGTGAACTGCGACTCGCCCGGGTGCCGTTGGGCCACGGAGTATCTCGAGATCGCGTGGATGTCGGAAACCGAGGCCTTCGCCAAAGCGGTGATCCGGGACATCTCCGGCAAGGAGGCGAAGGGCGAGCGTCCCTATCAGGCGGGCGACTACTCGTTCAACAACATCGGAATCAGCGCCTACTTCATGTTGCTGTCCACGATGTCGCCGGAAGACCGGGCGGCCAAGGGGTACTACGCCGTTGGGGGTTGTGGGGCCAACATCGCGTGGCATACTGAGGACGACACGATGGAGATCGCCGACCGGACGATTCTCCTCACCGACATCAAGATCTACCTGGCCGCCGTCATGCAGGCCGCCAACGACACCATCGCGCCGTTCGACTTCGGGGCCACGCTCCGCGAGTTCTCCGGCACGCTCGACCGGTACCAGCGGGCGGCAGGCTCCGATTTTTCCTTCGAGCCGAGCCGGCAGGCAATCGCGGCGTTAGGCGATGCGGTCGCCTCGCTCGGCGCCGCGGCGGCCCGCCTGACCGGCCGGCCGGCCGGCGACCCTGCGGTCCGCCGGATCAATCGGGCCATCCGCCGGCTCGCCCGGCACCTTGTACCCGTCAACTTCACGACCCGGCCCGGATTCTTCCACGATGAGGCCGAGTCGATTCCGCCTCTCCCCGACCTGGCCCCGGCCACCGGAATGCCGGCCGCGGATTCGTCGCGCCGAGGCTTCATCCGGACCCACCTCACGCGAGGGCAGAATCGGTTCGTGGCGGCGCTGAACGACGCCTGCCGGGATGTCGAGATGGCGTTGGCATGA
- a CDS encoding aminopeptidase P family protein — MTTRRDFLGSVAASTSAFGMGAGWSPELPLTPLSIQQSPVPPAIAALTSMAGRMVPITTAERVARLEKARRLMGATAMDAIVLTGGTSLKYFTNIDWGLSERLLAVVVPVRGTAFLVCPMFERDRALEQVKTGPLGAGTDVMTWDEHESPSALVADGLRSRGLATGVIGFEETVRFVFSHSIAGALPGARAASATPITAGCRMTKSPAELALMRLASAVTLKAYEAAYRSLKDGMTQNEFGGLVRMAHDRLGFSGGAGVQVGPYSALPHGSVTPQVIREGTILLIDGGCSVGGYASDLSRTFVLGRPSDKMKRVFDVEFAAQTAALAAARPGVACGAVDLAARQVIEAAGFGPGYKYFTHRVGHGMGMDGHEWPYLVKDNPLTLEPGMTFSDEPGIYIPGEFGIRLEDDMVITEAGAELMTPQSRSLETPFG; from the coding sequence ATGACAACTCGCCGGGATTTCCTCGGGTCGGTGGCGGCTTCGACGTCGGCGTTTGGGATGGGCGCCGGCTGGTCGCCGGAGCTGCCGTTGACGCCGCTTTCGATCCAGCAGAGCCCGGTTCCGCCGGCCATCGCGGCGCTCACCTCGATGGCCGGCCGGATGGTGCCGATTACCACCGCGGAACGGGTGGCGCGGCTCGAGAAGGCGCGGCGGCTGATGGGCGCCACCGCGATGGACGCGATCGTGCTCACCGGCGGGACGTCGCTCAAGTACTTCACGAACATCGATTGGGGCTTGAGTGAACGGCTGCTGGCGGTGGTCGTTCCGGTGCGGGGCACCGCCTTCTTGGTCTGTCCGATGTTCGAGCGCGACCGGGCGCTGGAGCAGGTCAAGACCGGACCGTTAGGCGCCGGCACCGACGTGATGACCTGGGACGAACACGAGAGTCCCTCTGCCCTCGTGGCCGACGGGCTCCGGTCCCGAGGGCTCGCCACCGGTGTGATCGGATTCGAGGAGACGGTCCGGTTCGTCTTCAGCCACAGCATCGCGGGCGCGTTGCCGGGGGCCCGCGCAGCCAGCGCCACCCCGATCACCGCCGGATGCCGGATGACCAAGTCGCCGGCCGAACTGGCCCTGATGCGATTGGCCTCCGCGGTGACCCTCAAGGCCTACGAGGCCGCCTATCGATCGCTCAAAGACGGGATGACCCAGAATGAGTTCGGCGGTTTGGTCCGGATGGCCCACGATCGGCTCGGGTTTTCCGGTGGGGCCGGGGTGCAGGTCGGGCCGTACTCGGCGTTGCCCCACGGGTCGGTGACCCCCCAAGTGATTCGGGAGGGGACGATTCTGCTGATCGACGGCGGGTGTAGTGTCGGGGGGTACGCGTCCGATCTGAGTCGGACGTTCGTGCTGGGGCGCCCGTCCGACAAAATGAAACGAGTCTTCGACGTCGAGTTTGCCGCTCAGACGGCGGCGCTCGCGGCCGCGCGGCCGGGGGTGGCGTGCGGCGCGGTCGACCTGGCGGCGCGCCAAGTCATCGAGGCCGCCGGGTTCGGCCCCGGGTACAAGTACTTCACCCACCGGGTCGGCCACGGGATGGGAATGGACGGGCACGAATGGCCGTACTTGGTCAAGGACAATCCGCTCACGCTCGAACCCGGCATGACCTTCAGCGATGAGCCCGGCATCTATATCCCCGGCGAATTCGGGATCCGGTTGGAAGACGACATGGTCATCACCGAGGCCGGCGCCGAATTGATGACGCCGCAGAGCCGTTCGCTGGAGACGCCTTTCGGATGA
- a CDS encoding ABC transporter permease: MLAARLLQGLIVLWIVTTATFVLIHAAPGGPAVLADPKLSAVERAAIETQLGIDRPLPVQYLTWQSNVVRGNLGRSFLYQTPILDTVLDRLPNTILLVALAVAVALLIAVPVGLYVGARPGSPIDRVVTVVNFTALAIPPFWFGIVALMVVAARWRLLPAGGMMTPGEEGSFVDRLRHLVLPVIVLALPISAELIRFTQAAVRSNRGAPHVTPAVARGLRPREVTGRHIFRNVLLPVLTVLGLQVPILVGGAAVTETVFAWPGMGRLGVEAALGRDYPLVMGIAVVVATTVILANLLLDLAYRWADPRVRVGP; encoded by the coding sequence ATGCTGGCCGCCCGGCTGCTTCAGGGGCTCATCGTCCTCTGGATCGTCACGACCGCCACCTTCGTGCTGATCCATGCCGCCCCCGGCGGGCCCGCGGTCCTTGCGGACCCCAAGCTCTCGGCAGTCGAGCGGGCCGCCATCGAAACCCAACTCGGGATCGATCGCCCGCTGCCGGTTCAATATCTGACCTGGCAATCGAACGTGGTCCGGGGCAACCTGGGCCGGAGCTTTCTCTACCAGACGCCCATTCTCGATACCGTGCTCGACCGGCTCCCCAACACGATCCTGCTGGTGGCGCTGGCGGTGGCGGTGGCCCTGCTGATTGCGGTACCGGTCGGGCTCTACGTCGGCGCCCGGCCGGGCTCCCCGATTGACCGGGTCGTGACGGTCGTGAACTTCACGGCCCTCGCCATTCCGCCATTCTGGTTCGGCATTGTCGCCCTGATGGTCGTGGCAGCCCGATGGCGGCTGTTGCCGGCCGGCGGCATGATGACCCCGGGCGAGGAGGGATCGTTCGTCGATCGGCTCCGCCACTTGGTCTTACCGGTCATCGTCCTGGCGCTCCCGATCTCGGCCGAGCTGATCCGGTTCACTCAGGCAGCGGTCCGGTCCAATCGGGGAGCTCCGCACGTGACGCCGGCGGTGGCACGGGGGCTCCGCCCGCGGGAGGTGACCGGCCGCCACATCTTTCGAAACGTACTCCTCCCGGTCCTGACCGTCCTTGGGCTCCAGGTCCCGATCCTGGTCGGAGGCGCGGCCGTCACGGAGACGGTGTTCGCCTGGCCGGGAATGGGCCGGCTCGGGGTGGAGGCGGCGCTCGGCCGTGACTATCCGCTGGTCATGGGCATCGCCGTGGTCGTCGCAACCACGGTGATCCTCGCCAACCTGCTGCTGGACCTGGCCTACAGGTGGGCCGATCCGCGGGTCCGGGTCGGGCCGTGA